Proteins found in one Pectobacterium atrosepticum genomic segment:
- a CDS encoding ShlB/FhaC/HecB family hemolysin secretion/activation protein, giving the protein MTRIVLFYFLSLKINKIKPITLVITLLIRSLFFALPLPFFAVIANAATSAELQQLDQRQINQQQINQQERQRAQERQLSPQAPDVRLQEPGAFLTRLHFPVEMTPCFPIKKVELQGTEDFPGWLPLQRLADQAVSQCLGGKGINLLMSALQNRLVNHGYVTARVLAPAQDLKSGTLKLVVMAGKVGKITLSPDSDRYVQLYSAMPARESELLDLRDIEQGLENLQRVPTAQADMQLVPGEKPGESDIVVGYKQAKHWRLGATLDDSGNKSTGRYQGGLTLFLDNPFSLSDTFYLYGGHDLQGRGSKGSKSYVAHYSVPFGYWQAGMTASGYDYHQTIAGLNENYTYSGENESLNFQLSRVLHRSGSQKTSVSYEVMTRESRNFVNDTEVEVQRRKTAGWRLGLQHRHYISQATLDAAVSYQRGTRWFGAQPVPEETNDEGTGLSKIIQFSSELDVPFAVFDEAFRYNVQYRRQLANTRLTAQDQFSIGNRWTVRGFDGELTLSADDGWLVRNELAWRTPLQNQELYLGVDYGEISNNSKEMLVGNHLAGGVIGVRGNVLNTGYDLFAGIPLSKPDGFETSPAVFGFSLNWQY; this is encoded by the coding sequence ATGACAAGGATTGTTCTATTTTATTTTTTATCATTAAAAATCAATAAAATAAAACCAATTACATTGGTGATTACCCTATTAATTCGTTCGCTATTCTTCGCGCTGCCTTTACCTTTCTTTGCAGTCATAGCGAATGCCGCGACATCAGCCGAGCTGCAACAGCTCGATCAGCGTCAGATCAACCAGCAGCAAATTAATCAGCAGGAACGGCAGCGTGCGCAAGAGCGACAGCTTTCACCTCAGGCACCGGATGTGCGTCTACAGGAGCCGGGGGCGTTTCTGACGCGGCTGCATTTTCCCGTGGAGATGACACCCTGCTTTCCCATCAAAAAGGTGGAATTACAGGGAACTGAGGATTTCCCCGGCTGGCTACCGTTGCAGCGGCTGGCCGATCAGGCGGTGAGCCAATGTTTGGGCGGTAAAGGCATTAACTTGTTAATGAGCGCGTTGCAAAACCGTCTGGTGAATCACGGCTATGTGACCGCACGCGTACTCGCACCCGCTCAGGATCTGAAAAGCGGTACGCTGAAGCTGGTGGTAATGGCTGGCAAGGTCGGCAAAATAACGCTGTCGCCGGACAGTGACCGTTATGTTCAGCTCTACAGCGCTATGCCTGCACGTGAAAGTGAACTGCTCGATTTGCGCGATATTGAGCAAGGGCTGGAGAATTTGCAGCGTGTGCCGACTGCGCAGGCTGATATGCAACTGGTTCCGGGAGAGAAACCGGGCGAAAGCGATATCGTCGTTGGCTATAAACAAGCAAAGCACTGGCGACTCGGTGCGACGCTGGACGATTCCGGCAACAAAAGCACAGGGCGCTATCAGGGTGGTTTGACGCTTTTCCTTGATAACCCCTTTTCACTCAGCGACACGTTCTATCTTTATGGCGGCCACGATCTGCAAGGTCGTGGCAGTAAAGGCAGCAAGAGCTATGTTGCCCATTATTCGGTGCCTTTTGGTTACTGGCAGGCCGGGATGACCGCCAGCGGTTATGACTATCACCAGACGATCGCCGGATTAAATGAAAACTATACCTATAGCGGCGAAAACGAGAGCCTCAATTTCCAGCTCAGTCGAGTATTGCATCGTAGCGGTAGCCAGAAGACGTCGGTGAGCTATGAGGTCATGACGCGCGAATCACGCAACTTTGTCAATGATACCGAGGTTGAGGTGCAGCGGCGTAAAACAGCGGGATGGCGTCTGGGTTTACAGCATCGTCACTATATTTCCCAAGCCACGCTGGATGCTGCTGTTAGCTATCAACGTGGTACTCGCTGGTTCGGTGCGCAGCCCGTTCCGGAAGAAACCAATGATGAAGGAACCGGGCTATCAAAAATCATTCAGTTCTCTTCCGAGCTGGATGTTCCGTTCGCCGTGTTTGACGAAGCTTTCCGCTACAACGTGCAATACCGCCGTCAGCTTGCGAACACCCGCCTGACTGCACAGGATCAGTTCTCCATTGGTAACCGCTGGACGGTCCGCGGCTTTGACGGCGAGCTCACGCTCAGCGCCGACGACGGCTGGCTGGTTCGTAATGAACTTGCCTGGCGCACGCCGCTTCAGAATCAGGAACTGTATCTGGGTGTGGATTACGGCGAGATCAGTAACAACAGCAAAGAAATGCTGGTTGGTAACCATTTGGCAGGTGGCGTAATCGGGGTGCGTGGCAACGTATTGAACACCGGCTATGACCTGTTTGCGGGCATTCCGCTTTCCAAGCCTGATGGCTTTGAAACTAGCCCGGCCGTCTTCGGCTTTAGCCTGAACTGGCAGTACTAA
- a CDS encoding type I addiction module toxin, SymE family yields the protein MRHRRSTSLHLKGDWLEAAGFATDTLVVITVE from the coding sequence ATCCGCCATCGCCGCAGCACCAGCCTGCACCTCAAGGGCGACTGGCTCGAAGCAGCAGGATTTGCGACCGATACACTGGTCGTCATCACCGTTGAATAG
- a CDS encoding SMI1/KNR4 family protein yields MMYQKYLYSGFSFPDSFINYVSQSELEDIEPWWLFCSSSNYVDFWCEKVRELYPERKLIPFANWRYSDDIVCFDGEDTSGNPKVYYVHAFASSGWEDRGYTDDFTEWLKIASLESARNKEERAEDDV; encoded by the coding sequence ATGATGTATCAAAAATATTTATACTCAGGATTTTCTTTTCCTGATAGCTTTATCAATTATGTATCCCAATCGGAATTAGAGGATATCGAACCGTGGTGGCTGTTTTGCAGTTCCTCAAATTATGTTGACTTTTGGTGTGAAAAAGTCAGAGAACTTTATCCTGAGAGAAAGTTAATTCCTTTTGCTAATTGGCGTTACTCTGATGATATTGTGTGCTTTGATGGTGAAGATACATCGGGAAACCCAAAAGTTTACTATGTTCATGCCTTTGCATCTTCTGGTTGGGAGGATAGAGGGTACACTGATGACTTTACCGAATGGCTGAAGATAGCCAGTCTTGAATCAGCCCGTAACAAAGAGGAACGGGCTGAAGATGACGTGTAA
- a CDS encoding immunity protein has translation MSSLKLLLTLLIVCSITMIMVVFAACLCAAFLIYLKNGTFIISWQDDVVFSLKRGTVVGITTGVGIWIMSRFRASKEK, from the coding sequence ATGAGCTCCCTAAAACTACTATTAACTCTGCTTATAGTTTGTTCTATCACTATGATTATGGTTGTTTTTGCAGCGTGTTTGTGCGCTGCATTTTTAATCTATTTAAAAAATGGAACGTTTATTATTAGCTGGCAGGACGATGTGGTTTTTTCACTAAAAAGAGGAACAGTTGTAGGAATCACAACAGGAGTCGGAATATGGATTATGTCCCGATTCAGGGCTAGTAAAGAGAAATAA
- a CDS encoding DUF421 domain-containing protein gives MEYYGYVLLKFIIGFTIVITHLNFSGKTQLSQMTPVDFIGNFILGGIIGGVIYSDSIPLYQYVIVLLIGVSLISILNSISKNIYFFRSVSIGDPIPIIKKGQFLMENILQKKNKIDIINVASQLHAQGINSFQKINYAQIEPNGQLSVICEGMEMPSVIVIKDGKPRKYDLCEIEKDEEWLSAEIARHGIELDNIYLAEFWKGNLMFILKDGTVVK, from the coding sequence ATGGAATATTATGGATATGTGTTATTAAAATTCATCATCGGTTTTACCATTGTCATCACACATTTAAATTTTTCGGGTAAAACTCAGCTCTCGCAAATGACCCCCGTCGACTTTATTGGCAACTTCATATTAGGCGGTATCATCGGTGGTGTTATTTATAGCGACAGCATTCCACTTTACCAATATGTAATTGTGCTACTTATTGGTGTCAGCCTGATTTCTATTCTTAACTCTATCAGTAAGAATATTTATTTTTTCCGCTCTGTCAGTATTGGCGACCCGATCCCTATCATTAAGAAAGGCCAATTCCTGATGGAAAACATTCTGCAAAAGAAAAATAAGATAGATATTATCAACGTTGCTTCACAGCTCCATGCTCAGGGGATCAATTCCTTCCAAAAGATAAACTATGCGCAAATTGAACCCAACGGACAACTAAGCGTCATTTGTGAGGGTATGGAAATGCCGTCAGTAATTGTCATTAAAGATGGAAAACCCAGGAAATATGATTTATGTGAAATAGAAAAAGATGAAGAATGGCTCTCTGCCGAAATTGCACGACACGGTATTGAATTAGATAATATTTATCTGGCTGAATTCTGGAAAGGAAATCTCATGTTTATATTAAAAGATGGTACCGTCGTAAAATAG
- a CDS encoding GNAT family N-acetyltransferase, whose translation MTTATSANLQVRPITAQDDTAIAQVIRQVSAEFGLTADKGYTVSDPNLDALFALYSQPKSAYWVVEYEGRIVGGGGIAPLVAGEEDVCELQKMYFLPVVRGKGLARQLAIQALDFARQHGFRRCYLETTGHLTSAIRLYESLGFDPIPHSMGNTGHTDCEVTMLKVL comes from the coding sequence ATGACAACCGCGACCTCCGCCAATCTTCAGGTACGCCCAATCACCGCGCAGGATGATACTGCCATCGCACAAGTCATCCGTCAGGTTTCTGCCGAATTTGGTTTGACGGCCGACAAAGGCTATACCGTCTCCGATCCCAATCTGGATGCGTTGTTTGCTCTGTATAGCCAGCCGAAAAGCGCCTATTGGGTGGTTGAATATGAGGGCCGCATAGTTGGCGGCGGCGGTATTGCGCCACTTGTCGCGGGCGAAGAGGATGTGTGTGAATTACAGAAAATGTATTTCCTACCCGTCGTACGAGGCAAAGGGCTAGCACGTCAGCTGGCGATACAGGCACTTGATTTTGCTCGTCAGCATGGCTTTCGCCGTTGCTATCTAGAAACAACCGGCCACCTAACCAGCGCGATTCGGCTGTATGAGTCTCTGGGCTTCGATCCTATTCCCCATTCGATGGGCAACACGGGCCATACCGATTGTGAAGTGACGATGCTGAAGGTGCTGTAA
- a CDS encoding M48 family metallopeptidase yields the protein MNIEGHYQYPGLAARVAASLHLTDNGSTMVLNTGSSNTTFALEQVTVSDALGSIPLTLTFPDGGRFVPTDDPTFRVWYSARRRPGLVHRLERHKRGVILTLFATILIVINYVYVVLPWASSALALRIPTAIEQQLGQNTLKLLRHSDFKPSKLPIERQQEMQTLFQQVMPADMREDKTPLRLEIMSAPIGPNAFMLADGTLIISDDLVTLAKSDNELAAVMLHEMGHHAYRHPMRMVVRSSLVSLTFMWMTGDVSGIGDTVLQSAAFINEMQFSRDMEREADTWAIAEMQQQGRSLQSMQAMYQALIAKDRSQDEIDSLDLPDWLSTHPDMDERLETIEREMNKH from the coding sequence ATGAATATTGAGGGGCATTATCAATACCCCGGATTGGCGGCCCGCGTGGCCGCTTCTCTTCATTTAACGGACAACGGTTCGACGATGGTGCTGAACACCGGATCATCGAACACGACATTTGCGTTGGAGCAGGTCACGGTTTCCGATGCGCTGGGCTCCATTCCTCTGACGCTAACATTTCCTGACGGCGGCCGTTTTGTGCCTACCGACGATCCCACCTTTCGCGTGTGGTATTCTGCGCGGCGTCGACCGGGGCTTGTCCATCGCTTGGAACGCCATAAGCGCGGCGTCATTCTCACGCTATTCGCCACGATTTTGATAGTCATAAACTACGTTTACGTGGTGCTGCCTTGGGCGAGTTCCGCGCTGGCGCTACGCATTCCCACCGCTATCGAACAGCAACTGGGACAAAATACGCTGAAGCTACTGCGCCACAGTGATTTTAAGCCTTCCAAGCTGCCTATTGAACGCCAGCAAGAGATGCAAACTCTGTTTCAACAGGTTATGCCTGCTGACATGCGGGAAGATAAAACACCGCTGCGTCTGGAGATCATGTCGGCGCCTATCGGGCCGAATGCCTTTATGCTGGCAGATGGCACCTTGATTATCAGCGACGATCTGGTGACCCTGGCAAAAAGTGATAATGAGTTGGCTGCGGTGATGCTGCATGAAATGGGGCACCACGCCTATCGCCACCCAATGCGCATGGTGGTGCGTTCATCGCTGGTGTCGCTGACGTTCATGTGGATGACGGGAGATGTCAGTGGAATCGGAGATACCGTGTTGCAGTCTGCCGCCTTCATCAACGAGATGCAGTTTTCCCGTGATATGGAGAGGGAAGCGGACACATGGGCAATAGCAGAAATGCAGCAGCAGGGACGTTCACTTCAGTCAATGCAGGCAATGTATCAGGCCTTGATCGCTAAAGACCGCAGTCAGGATGAAATTGATTCGCTGGATTTACCTGACTGGCTGAGTACGCACCCAGATATGGATGAGCGTCTGGAAACGATTGAAAGAGAGATGAATAAGCACTAA
- a CDS encoding alpha/beta fold hydrolase — MINRILSGVVGAFLLMLSLLTHAQSNFPEPKEGDWIAPEFIFNSGEKLKDLRIHYYTIGDKTKPAVLLLHGTNQPIKALLANGFGGELFGPGQALDSSRYFIIMPESIGSGKSSKPSDGLRMKFPQYDYNDMVQAQYRLIKEGLGINHLSLVMGYSMGGMQTWLWGEKYPDMMDALVPMASLPNELSGRNWMMRRILIESIKNDPVWNHGDYTQQPPTLKTANIMFSIATTGGTLAYQSKAPTRAQADKLVEDRLALPSTSDANDFIYLWGSSANYNAALELNKIKAPVLVINSADDERNPVETGILENELKKIKQATLFLIPASKDTSGHGTMMSAKFYKDELQRFLDKNQAQKKNKK, encoded by the coding sequence ATGATTAATCGAATTCTATCAGGTGTGGTGGGCGCCTTTCTGTTAATGCTGTCACTATTAACGCATGCACAGAGCAATTTTCCAGAGCCCAAAGAAGGCGACTGGATCGCGCCAGAATTTATCTTCAACAGCGGCGAAAAATTAAAAGATCTGCGAATTCACTATTACACCATCGGTGATAAAACCAAGCCCGCCGTGTTATTACTGCATGGAACGAACCAGCCGATTAAAGCGCTGTTGGCAAATGGCTTTGGCGGAGAGCTGTTCGGGCCGGGTCAGGCACTGGATAGCAGTAGATATTTTATTATCATGCCGGAAAGCATTGGTTCTGGAAAATCTTCCAAACCATCAGACGGCTTACGGATGAAATTCCCACAGTACGATTATAACGATATGGTGCAGGCACAATATCGCTTAATCAAAGAAGGGCTGGGGATTAATCACCTGAGCCTGGTGATGGGATATTCCATGGGCGGTATGCAAACCTGGCTCTGGGGTGAAAAATACCCAGATATGATGGATGCGCTGGTGCCAATGGCGTCGCTGCCGAATGAACTGTCTGGTCGTAATTGGATGATGCGTCGCATCTTGATTGAATCCATCAAGAACGATCCTGTGTGGAATCACGGTGATTATACTCAGCAGCCACCAACGTTAAAAACAGCCAACATTATGTTTAGCATTGCCACCACTGGCGGCACGCTGGCGTATCAGAGCAAAGCGCCGACGCGTGCTCAGGCGGACAAGTTGGTAGAAGATCGCCTCGCGCTGCCTTCAACCAGCGATGCCAATGACTTTATTTATCTCTGGGGCTCATCTGCAAATTATAACGCTGCGCTGGAATTGAATAAAATTAAGGCTCCTGTTCTGGTAATTAACTCTGCGGATGATGAGCGTAATCCTGTTGAAACAGGCATCCTGGAGAATGAGCTTAAGAAAATTAAGCAGGCAACATTATTCCTTATTCCCGCCAGTAAAGATACCAGCGGGCATGGCACTATGATGTCGGCGAAATTTTATAAAGATGAGCTGCAACGTTTCTTAGACAAGAATCAGGCTCAGAAAAAGAATAAAAAATAA
- a CDS encoding RNA 2'-phosphotransferase, which translates to MSKKNTDISKFLSYILRHQPEAIGLSLDKEGWVVISDLILCAAEEGYIFDNNLIHSIVNNSDKKRFTISDDGLRIRAAQGHSTQQVDIRYEAKIPPEFLYHGTATRFIISIRAQGLNAKDRQYVHLSADEETAIQVGSRHGKPIVLRIKALTMYEQGFYFYQAANGVWLSNSIPYQFIQE; encoded by the coding sequence ATGAGCAAAAAAAACACAGATATCAGTAAATTTTTAAGTTACATATTACGCCATCAACCTGAAGCCATAGGTTTATCTTTGGACAAGGAAGGATGGGTCGTTATAAGCGATCTTATTCTTTGTGCCGCTGAAGAAGGCTATATATTCGACAATAATCTTATTCATAGTATCGTTAATAATAGTGATAAAAAACGCTTTACGATTTCAGATGATGGATTACGTATCCGCGCAGCCCAAGGACATTCAACACAACAGGTCGATATAAGGTATGAAGCAAAAATCCCTCCCGAGTTTTTATATCATGGAACTGCAACACGATTTATAATATCAATTCGTGCTCAGGGATTAAATGCAAAAGATAGACAATATGTTCATCTATCTGCCGATGAAGAGACAGCAATTCAAGTTGGAAGTCGGCATGGAAAACCGATTGTACTAAGAATAAAAGCCCTGACTATGTATGAACAGGGCTTTTATTTCTACCAAGCTGCTAACGGGGTTTGGTTATCGAACTCTATTCCTTACCAGTTTATTCAGGAATAA
- a CDS encoding HAMP domain-containing protein, with amino-acid sequence MFRKIKIRTALSMMVFSLAALLLFVGVLGLIAVQSGNKSFARVDMEVLPGLVALNDSSELLLRGRLDLRLYESLMGKGDLEAAKVALGRARGKVDGASEKWQEYLKYPQYEEEKAISSDMAEKRNALMQDFIDPAFAALNAGNLDEYRQRAGKSTVLYAAFDKSSKALVAFKLKSIDEAYADSNGRVELMETILYVAIACALLLAALAWSVMTNMIVKPLNQAISVFDRIAEGDLRAQIDSSGKNEIAHLFAAVQRMRDGLENMVRVVRNGTDAISVGVEEIASGNIDLSSRTEQQAASLDETASSMEQIMSTVKNNEDNTRKANQLAQKASDSASRGGNVVSEVVDTMRSIKMSSAKISDIVGVIDGIAFQTNLLALNAAVESARAGQYGKGFAVVASEVRMLAARSATAAKEIGTMIDASLSRIEKGAGLVEVAGNTMDEVLMDVKKVVDIMDEITLASSEQSRGISQINIAINQMDGVTQQNASLVAEVATSANALQEQVINLQQSVSRFQIARENREMDNVLPGLRQNITLADAR; translated from the coding sequence ATGTTTCGTAAGATAAAGATCCGTACTGCACTCAGCATGATGGTGTTCTCGTTAGCGGCGTTACTGCTTTTTGTCGGCGTTTTAGGACTGATTGCGGTTCAGTCAGGGAACAAATCATTTGCTCGTGTCGATATGGAAGTGCTGCCAGGGCTAGTTGCGCTGAATGACAGCTCCGAACTGCTGTTGCGTGGTCGGTTGGATTTGCGTCTGTACGAATCATTAATGGGAAAAGGGGACCTCGAGGCGGCTAAAGTCGCGCTGGGACGCGCCAGAGGCAAGGTCGACGGCGCTAGCGAAAAATGGCAGGAATACCTGAAATACCCGCAGTACGAAGAGGAAAAAGCCATTTCTTCGGACATGGCTGAGAAGCGCAATGCGCTGATGCAGGACTTTATCGATCCGGCATTTGCGGCACTTAACGCAGGGAACTTGGACGAATATCGCCAGCGTGCTGGGAAATCGACGGTGCTGTACGCCGCGTTTGATAAATCCTCTAAAGCGCTGGTTGCCTTCAAGCTGAAGAGCATTGATGAAGCCTATGCGGATTCAAATGGGCGTGTGGAACTGATGGAAACCATTCTATACGTTGCGATTGCCTGTGCGTTGCTGCTGGCGGCACTGGCCTGGTCTGTGATGACCAACATGATCGTGAAACCGCTTAATCAGGCTATTTCTGTCTTTGACCGCATTGCTGAAGGCGACCTGCGTGCGCAGATTGATAGCAGCGGGAAAAATGAAATCGCTCACCTGTTTGCCGCCGTTCAGCGCATGCGTGACGGGCTGGAAAATATGGTGCGCGTGGTGCGTAACGGAACCGATGCAATCAGCGTTGGGGTAGAAGAAATCGCATCCGGTAACATCGATCTTTCCAGCCGTACCGAGCAGCAGGCAGCCTCATTGGATGAAACCGCCTCAAGCATGGAACAGATCATGTCGACGGTGAAAAATAACGAAGACAACACACGCAAGGCGAATCAACTGGCGCAGAAGGCCTCTGATTCCGCGTCTCGCGGCGGGAATGTTGTCTCCGAAGTGGTTGATACCATGCGTTCTATTAAGATGAGTTCTGCCAAGATCTCCGACATTGTTGGTGTGATCGACGGCATTGCTTTCCAAACCAACCTGCTGGCGCTGAACGCTGCGGTGGAATCTGCGCGTGCAGGTCAGTACGGTAAAGGTTTTGCGGTGGTTGCCTCTGAAGTACGGATGCTGGCTGCGCGTAGCGCGACCGCAGCGAAAGAGATCGGCACGATGATTGATGCTTCTCTCAGCCGTATTGAAAAGGGTGCCGGCCTGGTTGAAGTGGCCGGTAACACCATGGACGAAGTGCTGATGGATGTGAAGAAGGTCGTCGATATCATGGATGAAATCACGTTGGCTTCCAGCGAGCAGAGTCGAGGCATTTCGCAGATTAATATCGCTATTAATCAGATGGATGGCGTGACTCAGCAGAATGCGTCATTAGTAGCAGAAGTGGCGACCTCAGCAAATGCGCTTCAGGAACAGGTTATTAACCTGCAACAGTCTGTTTCCCGTTTCCAGATCGCAAGAGAAAATAGGGAAATGGACAACGTGTTGCCCGGCTTACGTCAGAACATTACGCTGGCTGATGCCCGCTAA
- a CDS encoding type I toxin-antitoxin system SymE family toxin, translating to MTRYYSRSPSLHLQDHWLEAAGFEIDIPVVITVEQGQLVIRPAPE from the coding sequence ATGACGCGCTATTACAGCCGAAGTCCCAGCCTGCACCTTCAGGACCACTGGCTGGAAGCGGCAGGATTTGAGATAGATATCCCGGTCGTCATCACCGTTGAGCAGGGGCAACTGGTGATACGGCCTGCGCCTGAGTGA
- a CDS encoding DUF898 domain-containing protein, with protein MTINTSENSTQHRVQFHGKAGEYFAIWLVNALLTVITLGIYSAWATVRRRRYFYGNTEINGDRFDYHAQPIQILKGRLLVIGSLILFYIVMMVSPTLGTILALAFAALIPVLVIRNWRYDAIMSSYRGIRFNYHCQTGRAYWVLLLCPILLLLAFYIALVVVVMIGMQSNSPILIGFIALAIAIPGFAAVNGIMKMMQLDFYVNNLFFGKTAFKAELTKAVFIKFSLISLLIFVPFLIAALSFMSSFFFTLFQTMMMGGGNEELVLMMLLSNVFNFIMMIIVTLLGVLVSSSYLVVAQRNYLFNQTSLNGGVKLHSSMQTMSYMGLLITNSLITIFSLGWAAPVAEIRHARYLANATAVEGDLALLHVQAHQDTANSALAEEAVQALDLGVGL; from the coding sequence ATGACAATCAATACTTCAGAAAATAGCACGCAGCATCGCGTGCAGTTTCACGGTAAGGCTGGGGAATATTTTGCAATTTGGCTGGTGAATGCGTTATTAACGGTCATCACTCTGGGTATTTATTCTGCCTGGGCCACCGTGCGCCGCCGCCGTTATTTTTATGGTAATACGGAAATTAACGGTGATCGTTTTGATTACCACGCGCAGCCTATTCAGATCCTTAAAGGACGCTTGCTGGTTATCGGCAGCCTTATTCTGTTTTATATCGTAATGATGGTGTCACCTACGCTGGGGACGATTCTCGCGTTGGCATTTGCGGCACTTATTCCGGTTCTGGTGATCCGCAACTGGCGCTATGACGCCATTATGTCCAGCTACCGTGGCATCCGTTTTAATTATCATTGCCAGACGGGCCGTGCATATTGGGTATTATTGCTTTGCCCTATCCTGCTGTTGCTGGCTTTTTATATCGCTCTGGTTGTTGTTGTCATGATCGGTATGCAGAGCAATAGCCCCATTCTGATTGGGTTCATTGCGCTGGCAATTGCTATTCCAGGGTTTGCTGCGGTAAATGGCATCATGAAAATGATGCAGCTCGATTTCTATGTGAATAACCTATTCTTCGGCAAAACAGCATTTAAAGCAGAATTGACGAAAGCGGTGTTTATTAAGTTCTCCCTGATTAGCCTGCTGATTTTTGTTCCTTTCCTGATCGCGGCGCTGTCATTCATGAGCTCGTTCTTTTTCACGTTGTTCCAAACGATGATGATGGGCGGTGGAAATGAAGAACTTGTACTAATGATGCTGCTGAGCAATGTCTTTAATTTTATTATGATGATCATTGTGACGTTGCTGGGCGTGCTGGTTTCCAGCAGCTATCTGGTCGTCGCACAGCGCAATTATCTGTTTAACCAGACGTCGCTGAACGGTGGGGTGAAACTGCACTCTTCCATGCAAACGATGTCTTACATGGGGCTGCTGATAACCAATAGCCTGATCACTATTTTCTCTTTGGGTTGGGCAGCTCCGGTGGCAGAGATTCGTCATGCACGCTATCTCGCGAATGCAACTGCGGTTGAAGGCGATCTGGCACTGCTGCACGTTCAGGCACACCAAGACACAGCAAACAGCGCACTGGCCGAAGAAGCGGTACAAGCCCTCGATTTGGGTGTTGGCCTTTAA